AGTCTTTTAGAATTCGACGAGGACTTACTTGTCACGGATCCGGAACTTTCTCTCGTAGAAGGTTGTATCGAAGCCTGGGCGGGATCCAAAAGCAATAGCTACTGGTTTCTCACAACCGTACATTCCATGGCCAAGACGTTGAAATTCGATTATAATACTCCTTGGAAGAAGCTGCCGGAAAAGGTAAGAAGAACGGTTCTTTACGGAGATAAGAATCTCAAAATAGATTACGATTTTAGAAAGGAGAATTCTCACTTCGAGTTCAGTAGAGAGTTCGAAGGTGTGATTCCGAATTTAAAGCGTAGATACAAGGACGCATCCGAAAGCAGGAGGCAAATCCTGGAAGGCTATATGACAAACCATCCTTGTCCTTCCTGCCACGGAAACAGATTAAAGCCGGTAAGTCTCGCAGTTCAGGTGAATGCTCTTACCATCGATAAATTCTCCGGATTCAGCGTGGAAAAGGCGTTGGAATTCGTACGATCCATGAAGCCAAAAGGTAGCGAAGAGGTAATTGCAAGACCCATCCTGAAGGAGATCCAACAAAGGCTTACCTTCTTAAACGATGTGGGAGTAGGCTACCTAAGTCTGGATCGGGCCGCAGGTTCCTTATCGGGGGGAGAAGCTCAACGGATTCGTTTGGCTACCCAAATCGGATCTAGGCTTCAGGGAGTATTATATATTCTGGATGAACCTTCCATCGGATTGCACCAAAGGGATAATACGAAATTAGTCAATACTCTCAAAGACCTTCGAGATTTGGGAAATACAGTACTCGTAGTGGAACACGACCAAGAGACCATGGAAGAAGCGGATTGGCTTATAGATATGGGCCCGGGAGCGGGAGTACATGGCGGAACCGTTGTATGCTCCGGAACTCCCGAAGAAGTCTCCAAGAATAAGAACTCCCTTACCGGAAAATATCTCTCCGGAAAGATGTTCATCCCCGTCCCTAAAACCTTGAGACCCGGAAACGGAAAAAAACTTAAGATCGTAAACGCTAAGGAAAATAACCTTAAGAACCTTTCCGTAGACATTCCTCTCGGAAAATTGGTGGTGGTAACGGGAGTCTCCGGTTCCGGAAAGTCAACTCTCATCAATGATATTCTATACAACGCGGCCGCTCATAAGGTAATGAAAGTTAGAACCACCTGGGGCAAACACGAGAAGATCACTGGTCTCGAAGAGATAGATAAGATCATCAATATAGACCAGTCGCCGATCGGAAGAACTCCTAGATCCAATCCCGCTACATATACCGGATTATTTACCGTGGTTAGGGATATCTTCTCCCAATTGGAAGATTCGAAGCTTCGGGGATATTCTCCCGGGAGATTCAGCTTCAATGTGAGCGGAGGAAGATGCGAGACCTGCGAGGGAGACGGAATCCTCAAAATTGAAATGCATTTCCTTCCGGATGTGTACGTAACCTGCGACGTATGCAAGGGAAAGAGATACAACCAAGAGACATTAGAAGTCCGTTATAAAGGAAAGAATATCTTCGAAATTCTGGAGATGACCGTGGAAGATTCCGTGAAATTCTTCGAGAATATTCCTGCTCTCAAAAGGAAATTGGAGACACTGGAGGAAGTAGGACTCGGTTATATCAAACTAGGCCAACCCGCTACTACCTTTTCCGGAGGGGAAGCGCAGAGAATCAAACTTGCGACCGAACTATCCAAGCGCCCTACCGGAAAGACTCTCTATATCCTGGACGAACCCACTACCGGATTGCATTTCGAGGATGTGAGGCATTTGATGACGGTTCTTCATACGCTAGTGGACCGAGGAAACTCGATGATCGTGATAGAGCATAATCTGGACGTGATCAAGCAAGCGGACTGGATCATAGATTTAGGACCCGAGGGCGGAGACGGAGGAGGAAAGATCATAGCCGAAGGAACTCCTACGGAAGTTTCCAAGGTAAAGGAATCTTTTACCGGGCAATATTTGAAGAAAGTCATGGGAAATCCGGGAAAAAAGGCGGGATAAAAAACCCGAAGATTTGTTTTATGTAAAACTAACGACTTCCCATGAAAGATCTGAGAGACAAATTAAGCTCCTTTCCTAAGGGAGAATTCCGTTCCGTTTACAAATCCTCCTTGCCGGAGATTGCGAAAGCCGGGCTTTTTTCCGCCCTGAACGGGGAAGGCTTTCGCTCTTTCCATGAAAAGCTGGTTCTATTGCCTTCCTTTCCGCACGGGGTGGGAGTCGGAGTGGGGCTTATGGCCCAAACCAATGTGGCTGGAAAAATCCTCCGATTTGTGACTGGCAAAGAGAAAGGGATCCATCCCAGCCCCGAGTCTTTGGAATTAGGAAAACAAATCTTAGATAGACTCGTAAACGGTCATGAAATATTGGGTCTGGGGGTGAGCGAGCCCGGATGGATGGGAAAACTTACGAATCTTAAATCCACTGCATCTCGCGCGGCAAACGGAAACATCATATTAACTTTTCATAAAGGGTTTGTGACGAATGGAGCCGATGCGGCCGGATTCCTGGTAGTCGCCCGTAAGGAAGAGGGAAATTTCGGCGTATTCTACGTTCCTAGAAATTCGGAAGGTCTGAAATTGGAAGAGTTTCATCTGGATTTCGCTCCCGAGGCCACTCATTGTAAGATCAGCGCCGAAAATTTGGAACTTCCTTCCCATTATGAATTCGTGGAGGATTATTCCAAATTCGGAGCGGACATCCATCTATCCGAAATGCTTTCCGCCGCGGTGTTATTCTGCGGAATGATTCGAAAGATCGTTTCCGATCTGAGCCAAGGACAGGAATCCAGGGAAAGGTTCTTCGTTTTGGGAAAACTTTGGGATCTAAGCGGTCTTCTATTCGGAAAATGTCTGGAGATCTCCGACAAAAAGGATAAGAATCCGGATTATAAAATCGAAGAGGATCATCCTTACGGATACGAAGCGATACTCGATGAATGTCTGAGCCTTCTGAAATCGATTCCGAATTTCGATGCGCAAAAGGAGTATCCGGATCTAGGATTATTCTCCTCCATCCATCCGGCACGTAGTCCCGTTTATGTAAAAAATAGGCTGAAGCAATCTAGGGAATGGAGAAAATTCGGATCCTTAAAATAAAACCTTCTTCAGCGGGAAGAATGGTCCAAATGAGAATGGTCGTGAGTATGTTGGTGGTGTCCCCATTCTTCCGAACCGATATCGTGCAATGTTTTTGCCACGATTCCATCCAATATCTGCGCCGTTTTGGAATCTTCCAATTGGATATAGATTTGTTCGAATTTCCATTCTCCTCTTAAAATCGAATAAGCTTCCTGTAGAATTTTTTTCTGGTTCGCTCGATCGACGATTAGAATCCGAAAGGCACAGGCATGAATACCTTTTGTAAGCGTCCATGTATGAGCGGAGAGTAATGCTTTGGTTCCCGGGATCGCTAAGATATCTTTTTGTAAATGATCCCACTCGTCACTCGTCGGAGAAGCTTCCAGAAGAATTGTGATACTTTCCTTTAGGATGCTACCGGCGGATTTCAGGATCACGAGAGAAAGAATCAGGCTAAGAATAGGATCCACCCAATTCCAACCGGTGAAGCGAATGATAACCGCTCCCACAAGAACGGAAACTGTTCCCAATAGATCACTGAGTACATGTAGATAAGCGGAACGCAGATTGATATTATTCTCCGCGATTCTACTCAATAATAGAACGGAAACCATATTGAACCCTATGGTTCCCAGACTGAAAATAAGCATGGAGTCGGGCAGGACTTCCACATGATTCTTGAATCTTTCTATCGCTTCGAATATGATATAGACGGAAATCCCCGAAATAAGAAGTGAATTCAGGAAGGCTGCAAATACCTCCACTCGAAAGAATCCGAAATTCATTTTGGGCGAGGGTTTTCGGTCCGCTATGAGTACGGCTGAAATGCTAAGAAGAAAAGCGAACGCATCCGAGATTACATGGCCTGCATCGGCAAGGAGCGCGAGACTCTTACTCTGAGAGGATCCGAAGATTTCCCAAAAGAAGATGATAAGTGAAAGAAAAAACGCGATGATTAGGGTCTTTACCGTTCCTTTCTTTCCAGGGCGAAGAATCGTCTGTCTGCCGAAAGGAAGGAAATCCGAATCGGAGTTTTTGTGTTCGATTTTCAAGGATGGACTCTTGCCTTAGTGATTCTTTCCGCTTTGCGGTTCTAATACGATATCCACTCTTCGGTTAAGAGATCTGTTTTCCGCCGAATCGTTGGATACGATGGGTTGGTGCTCCCCGTAACCTGCTACGGAGAAATGTCTCCCGTCCAATTTTTTACTCTCCAAAAGAAAACGCAGAACGGAAAGAGCTCTTTCCGAAGAGAGTTGCCAGTTGTCCTGGAATTTCTTAGTACGAATGGGGATATTATCCGTATGACCCTCAACGATGATCAGGTTTCCGGGGTAATCCGCAAGGATTTCCTTAATCTTTTCCAAAGCGGGGAAGATCTGCTTCTTCAATTCCGCGGAACCGGAATCGAAGGAAATCTGATCGTCGATATTGATGACTAGACGGTTATGAAAACGTTTTACCCGGATCTGTCCTTTTGCGATCTCTCCCGAAAGTTTGGACTCCAACTCGTTTGCCTGTTCGGAAAGTCTGTCGAGCTCACGCTTTTGGTTCTCGCTTAGATTTTCCAGTTTAGAGATCTGGTCGTTCAGAGCTTGGATTCTCGCCTCGAGACCCGCGATTTTGGATTCGTAATCCCGCTTTTGCTCGTCCATTTTGCGGATG
This sequence is a window from Leptospira wolffii serovar Khorat str. Khorat-H2. Protein-coding genes within it:
- a CDS encoding cation diffusion facilitator family transporter, with product MKIEHKNSDSDFLPFGRQTILRPGKKGTVKTLIIAFFLSLIIFFWEIFGSSQSKSLALLADAGHVISDAFAFLLSISAVLIADRKPSPKMNFGFFRVEVFAAFLNSLLISGISVYIIFEAIERFKNHVEVLPDSMLIFSLGTIGFNMVSVLLLSRIAENNINLRSAYLHVLSDLLGTVSVLVGAVIIRFTGWNWVDPILSLILSLVILKSAGSILKESITILLEASPTSDEWDHLQKDILAIPGTKALLSAHTWTLTKGIHACAFRILIVDRANQKKILQEAYSILRGEWKFEQIYIQLEDSKTAQILDGIVAKTLHDIGSEEWGHHQHTHDHSHLDHSSR
- a CDS encoding flagellar motor protein MotB, with the protein product MKQIHFRLLAFFLLSSALPVSADVFYFPWEYNKLYNEKVTLELELDSLRLRYRNESENSKKEKLALDGRIQTLEEQLAQEKSFREKDKNLYAEQNKALENQIAVLKTKSGNKEKELIEEHEKQSKKYQDIIAELRSELEKEKIGCIRKMDEQKRDYESKIAGLEARIQALNDQISKLENLSENQKRELDRLSEQANELESKLSGEIAKGQIRVKRFHNRLVINIDDQISFDSGSAELKKQIFPALEKIKEILADYPGNLIIVEGHTDNIPIRTKKFQDNWQLSSERALSVLRFLLESKKLDGRHFSVAGYGEHQPIVSNDSAENRSLNRRVDIVLEPQSGKNH
- a CDS encoding acyl-CoA dehydrogenase family protein, which codes for MKDLRDKLSSFPKGEFRSVYKSSLPEIAKAGLFSALNGEGFRSFHEKLVLLPSFPHGVGVGVGLMAQTNVAGKILRFVTGKEKGIHPSPESLELGKQILDRLVNGHEILGLGVSEPGWMGKLTNLKSTASRAANGNIILTFHKGFVTNGADAAGFLVVARKEEGNFGVFYVPRNSEGLKLEEFHLDFAPEATHCKISAENLELPSHYEFVEDYSKFGADIHLSEMLSAAVLFCGMIRKIVSDLSQGQESRERFFVLGKLWDLSGLLFGKCLEISDKKDKNPDYKIEEDHPYGYEAILDECLSLLKSIPNFDAQKEYPDLGLFSSIHPARSPVYVKNRLKQSREWRKFGSLK
- the uvrA gene encoding excinuclease ABC subunit UvrA; this encodes MDHIRIKGAREHNLKNIDLEIPRDRLVVITGLSGSGKSSLAFDTIYAEGQRRYVESLSAYARQFLGQMEKPDLDLIEGLSPAISIEQKTTHRNPRSTVGTVTEIYDYLRLLYARIGKPHCPICGTPIQSLSVDQITDRILGYPEGTKIQLLAPVVSGKKGEHKDALEKIRKDGFNRIRLNGEIKTLDEEIVLKKSFKATIEIVVDRLVIKDGIRSRLADSVETALKQSEGILLLDDGKKDHTFSQKLSCPNHPEESLPELSPRLFSFNSPYGACEICDGLGSLLEFDEDLLVTDPELSLVEGCIEAWAGSKSNSYWFLTTVHSMAKTLKFDYNTPWKKLPEKVRRTVLYGDKNLKIDYDFRKENSHFEFSREFEGVIPNLKRRYKDASESRRQILEGYMTNHPCPSCHGNRLKPVSLAVQVNALTIDKFSGFSVEKALEFVRSMKPKGSEEVIARPILKEIQQRLTFLNDVGVGYLSLDRAAGSLSGGEAQRIRLATQIGSRLQGVLYILDEPSIGLHQRDNTKLVNTLKDLRDLGNTVLVVEHDQETMEEADWLIDMGPGAGVHGGTVVCSGTPEEVSKNKNSLTGKYLSGKMFIPVPKTLRPGNGKKLKIVNAKENNLKNLSVDIPLGKLVVVTGVSGSGKSTLINDILYNAAAHKVMKVRTTWGKHEKITGLEEIDKIINIDQSPIGRTPRSNPATYTGLFTVVRDIFSQLEDSKLRGYSPGRFSFNVSGGRCETCEGDGILKIEMHFLPDVYVTCDVCKGKRYNQETLEVRYKGKNIFEILEMTVEDSVKFFENIPALKRKLETLEEVGLGYIKLGQPATTFSGGEAQRIKLATELSKRPTGKTLYILDEPTTGLHFEDVRHLMTVLHTLVDRGNSMIVIEHNLDVIKQADWIIDLGPEGGDGGGKIIAEGTPTEVSKVKESFTGQYLKKVMGNPGKKAG